One window of Toxotes jaculatrix isolate fToxJac2 chromosome 19, fToxJac2.pri, whole genome shotgun sequence genomic DNA carries:
- the LOC121199587 gene encoding ectonucleoside triphosphate diphosphohydrolase 5-like, with protein sequence MKPTVQLLLLVLIAVAGLCRAQLRTSLLDLTNSIGGILPGLSRPANHSRIFYAVMFDAGSTGTRIHVYTFIQGDSDKLPVLDNEMFHSIKPGLSAYADYPEMAGHTVSMLLKVAKKTVPRLEWKRTPVVLRATAGLRLLAPEKAQALLDQVQHVFDESPFLVPDDSVTIMNGTYEGILAWISVNFLTGHLNAQTKNTVGILDLGGGSTQITFLPKLRKTIESVPVADYIARFDIFNSTFELYTYSYLGNGLMAARLATLGALGAEGLEWRVFKSSCLPKKFRDEWSFGGLTYQVSGDPDGYAGFKLCYQEVLKVVKGVIHQPYELEDSNVFYAFSYYFDRAVDAGLIDGVQGGRLEVRDFKKRAKEVCNKMTKYPTISPFLCMDMTYITCLLKDGFGFKESTVLQLTKKVNNVETSWALGAMLDHFHNLKIH encoded by the exons ATGAAGCCCACCGTGCAACTTCTACTCCTGGTCCTGATCGCCGTTGCAGGGCTGTGCCGAGCCCAGCTCAGGACCTCTCTCCTGGACTTGACCAACAGCATCGGGGGCATCCTTCCTGGCCTCAGCCGGCCAGCAAACCACAGCCGTATCTTCTATGCAGTGATGTTTGATGCAGGGAGCACAGGCACACGCATCCATGTTTACACCTTTATCCAGGGTGACTCAG ACAAGCTGCCGGTTTTGGACAATGAGATGTTCCATTCCATAAAGCCTGGTTTATCAGCATATGCTGACTACCCTGAAATG GCGGGACACACCGTGAGCATGCTGTTGAAGGTGGCCAAGAAGACTGTGCCTCGCCTGGAGTGGAAGAGGACCCCAGTGGTTCTCAGAGCCACAGCTGGTCTTCGGCTGCTGGCCCCAGAGAAAGCTCAGGCTCTCCTGGACCAG GTTCAACATGTGTTTGATGAATCTCCTTTTCTGGTCCCAGACGACAGCGTCACCATAATGAACGGCACATATGAAG GAATCCTGGCCTGGATATCTGTGAATTTCTTGACAG GTCACCTGAACGCACAAACCAAGAACACTGTGGGCATATTGGATTTGGGAGGAGGATCTACGCAGATCACTTTCCTGCCAAAACTGAgg AAAACCATTGAAAGTGTTCCCGTTGCTGATTACATTGCCAGATTTGACATCTTCAACTCAACATTTGAATTATACACTTACAG TTACCTGGGAAATGGACTGATGGCAGCGCGACTGGCCACACTGGGTGCTCTGGGTGCAGAAG GGTTGGAGTGGCGGGTCTTTAAAAGTTCCTGCCTGCCAAAGAAATTCAGGGATGAATGGAGCTTTGGAGGCCTAACCTATCAAGTGAGCGGGGACCCAGACG gTTATGCAGGATTCAAGCTGTGTTATCAGGAAGTACTTAAGGTGGTGAAGGGCGTCATTCATCAGCCGTATGAGCTCGAAGACAGCAATGTTTTCTACGCATTCTCCTATTACTTTGACAGAGCTGTGGATGCGGGCCTTATTG ATGGGGTCCAAGGAGGGAGGCTGGAGGTCAGAGACTTCAAGAAGAGAGCTAAAGAGG TGTGCAATAAGATGACCAAGTACCCCACCATCAGCCCTTTCCTCTGTATGGACATGACCTACATCACTTGTCTGCTCAAGGATGGGTTTGGATTCAAGGAGAGCACTGTGCTGCAG CTGACCAAGAAAGTGAACAACGTGGAGACAAGCTGGGCTCTAGGCGCCATGTTGGACCACTTCCACAACCTGAAGATCCACTGA